In Salvelinus sp. IW2-2015 linkage group LG23, ASM291031v2, whole genome shotgun sequence, a genomic segment contains:
- the LOC111950997 gene encoding septin-5-like isoform X2 — translation MDLCKTATLSSLSIEEPEDAELAYTMRNLPPTPPPRGASVDQNTTPGCHTPVVDREPEGTGLEMGRPPHTPGGTPLLSRPSPGGPPPFTPPRTKRAPLEGEFEPLQLRKYQLTSMGSRSMDSSPLSRPRSPWGHFDPYDSAEDMDREYVGFATLPNQVHRKSVKKGFAFTLMVAGESGLGKSTLVNSLYLTDLYNNRKVLNAEERIAQTVFITKHSVGIEEKGVRLRLSIVDTPGFGDAVNNTESWKEIEDYIDQQFEQYFRDESGLNRKNIQDNRVHCCLYFISPFGHGLRPLDVECMRALHEKVNIVPVLAKADSLTPTEVRRKKMKIREEMEKFGINIYQFPDCDFDEDEEFKQQEQLLKDSIPFAVIGSNIQVESKGRKFRGRLYPWGVVEVEDPAHSDFLLLRNMLVKTHMQDLKDVTRETHYENYRAQCIQNMTRMVVQERKRSLRDKIGSESSVDFPMTPLPLAPVHRETERLIWEKDEELRRMQEVLERIQEQMQQGQKPDD, via the exons ttGTCCAGTCTGTCTATCGAGGAGCCAGAGGATGCAGAGCTGGCCTACACCATGAGAAacctgccccccacccccccaccccgggGTGCATCTGTGGACCAAAACACAACCCCGGGATGCCACACACCTGTCGTTGACCGAGAACCAGAGGGAACTGGGCTCGAGATGGGGCGACCCCCTCACACCCCAGGAGGGACACCCCTGCTTTCTCGGCCCTCCCCTGGTGGCCCCCCTCCCTTCACCCCCCCCAGGACCAAACGTGCCCCCCTGGAGGGAGAGTTTGAGCCGCTGCAGCTGAGGAAGTACCAGCTGACCTCTATGGGGTCGCGGTCCATGgactcctcccctctgtcccGACCACGCAGCCCCTGGGGACACTTTGACCCGTACGACTCTGCAGAG GACATGGACAGGGAGTATGTGGGCTTTGCCACTCTGCCCAACCAGGTACACAGGAAGTCAGTCAAAAAGGGTTTTGCCTTCACCCTCATGGTAGCAG GAGAGTCTGGTCTGGGTAAATCCACTCTGGTCAACAGTCTGTACCTTACAGACCTCTACAACAACAGGAAGGTGCTGAATGCAGAGG agcggATCGCACAAACCGTGTTCATCACCAAACACTCCGTGGGTATCGAGGAGAAGGGGGTCAGACTCAGACTCTCCATCGTAGATACACCAGGGTTTGGTGACGCTGTCAACAACACAGAGAG TTGGAAAGAGATAGAGGACTACATTGACCAGCAGTTTGAGCAGTACTTCAGAGACGAGAGCGGCCTGAACAGAAAGAACATCCAGGATAACAGAGTCCACTGCTGCCTCTACTTCATCTCTCCCTTCGGACATGG TCTGCGGCCGTTGGATGTGGAATGTATGAGGGCTCTGCATGAGAAGGTGAACATAGTCCCTGTTCTGGCCAAAGCTGACAGCCTCACGCCCACTGAGGTCCGCAGGAAGAAGATGAAG atccgagaggagatggagaagttTGGCATCAACATCTACCAGTTCCCAGACTGTGACTTTGATGAAGATGAGGAGTTTAAACAGCAGGAGCAGCTGCTCAAG gacagTATTCCTTTTGCTGTAATAGGCAGTAACATCCAGGTTGAGAGTAAAGGACGCAAGTTCAGAGGTCGGCTCTACCCCTGGGGTGTGGTGGAAG TGGAGGACCCGGCCCACAGTGATTTCCTGCTGCTGAGGAACATGTTGGTGAAGACTCACATGCAGGACCTGAAGGATGTCACCAGAGAGACACACTACGAGAACTACAGAGCACAGTGTATACAGAACATGACACGCATGGTGGTGCAGGAGAGGAAACGCAG cTTGCGTGATAAGATTGGGAGTGAGAGCAGCGTTGACTTCCCCATGACCCCACTCCCACTGGCCCCCGTACACCGCGAGACAGAGAGGCTCATCTGGGAGAAGGACGAggag TTGAGGAGGATGCAGGAGGTGTTGGAGAGGATCCAGGAGCAGATGCAGCAAGGACAGAAACCAGACGACTGA
- the mntb gene encoding MAX network transcriptional repressor b, with product MSIDTLLEAARYLEWQAQQQQITHEEERCREKAELHSREAESRRAEVVTCAEQPIRFNHVTWGSSQHWPESSQHCQHQHLSPSSHPLPLSLPPPPISIAVIPMVPVVTATPSVPPLPVITTIAAAATSLHLGGAQVMKGGSSPTRQQPIQRQLAVQVKAEPNSMTPQTGGSPSQSQPPIQIPYPTSIITKAASQHALLPQQAIPTQPRPNGTIMDDLRGLDGKRRPGGAGTREVHNKLEKNRRAHLKDCFDTLKKNVPNVDEKKTSNLSVLRSALRYIQTLKRKEKEYEHEMERLAREKISTQQRLAELKNELSQCMDVMEIDKVLRQTVQPEDDQASTSTASEGEDNFNQDIDEDLSPPPPPFSLPIIQAKSFLTPHLSITHKTLSSGVLTSPSLLAPPPHPQTIAPAPPPHPHPTVQVSPKVIAHPSVIQAVNHVLPANHKHLTHIAPSPSPASSISQPITAAAAAAHQTITAQPIGHITVHPVAHLGGPLPPHMYPQGLTVSQPTVLGHITHTFTHHTLPHVQASHATANVPQVNGAAVPGQCGSSLGKPTTMLAHHHHHHHHHPQLVGQTTVLNPVTMVTVPPFPVSTLKLA from the exons ATGAGCATCGACACTCTTCTGGAAGCGGCCAGATATCTGGAATGGCAAGCCCAGCAACAACAGATCACACATG AGGAGGAGCGTTGCAGAGAGAAGGCGGAGCTTCACAGCCGGGAGGCAGAGTCCAGACGAGCAGAGGTTGTGACCTGTGCGGAACAGCCAATCAGATTCAACCATGTCACCTGGGGGTCATCACAGCATTGGCCTGAGTCATCACAACATTGTCAGCAccagcacctctctccctcctctcaccctcttcccctctccctccctcctccccccatctCCATCGCTGTCATCCCCATGGTACCCGTTGTCACCGCTACGCCCTCTGTACCGCCCCTTCCCGTCATCACGACGATTGCTGCCGCGGCAACCTCACTCCACCTCGGAGGCGCCCAGGTGATGAAGGGAGGCTCCTCCCCTACTCGGCAGCAGCCAATCCAGCGCCAGCTGGCAGTCCAGGTGAAGGCGGAGCCTAACTCGATGACGCCACAGACGGGTGGAAGCCCTAGCCAATCCCAACCTCCAATTCAGATTCCGTACCCGACCTCCATCATCACCAAAGCCGCTTCCCAACATGCACTACTTCCCCAGCAAGCCATTCCCACGCAGCCACGCCCAAACGGAACCATCATGGATGACCTGAGAGGGTTGGACGGGAAGAGACGAcctggagg AGCTGGAACCAGAGAGGTGCACAACAAACTGGAGAAGAACAGAAGAGCTCACTTGAAGGATTGTTTTGATACGCTGAAGAAGAACGTTCCAAACGTAGATGAGAAGAAGACCTCCAACCTCAGTGTTCTACGCAGCGCCCTGAGATACATACAG ACTCTGAAGCGAAAGGAGAAGGAGTATGAACATGAGATGGAGCGTCTGGCGAGAGAGAAGATCTCCACGCAGCAGAGACTGGCTGAGCTGAAGAACGAGCTAAGTCAGTGTATGGACGTTATGGAGATAGACAAGGTCCTCAGACAGACCGTACAACCAGAGGACGACCAGGCTTCTACTTCTACTgcctcag aaggGGAAGACAACTTTAACCAGGACATTGATGAagacctctcccctcctcctccacccttctccctccccatTATACAGGCCAAATCATtcctcactcctcacctctccatcacacacaaGACCCTTTCCTCTGGGGTTCTGACCAGCCCCTCCCTCTTggccccccctcctcacccccaaaCTATCGCCCCCGCCCCGCCACCTCACCCCCATCCGACCGTCCAAGTCTCGCCCAAAGTCATCGCCCACCCCTCCGTCATCCAGGCTGTCAATCACGTCCTCCCGGCTAATCACAAACACCTTACGCACATCGCTCCCTCCCCCAGTCCTGCCTCCTCCATCTCGCAGCCAATCACAGCAGCCGCCGCCGCTGCCCACCAGACAATCACGGCCCAGCCCATCGGACACATCACCGTCCACCCTGTGGCCCACCTGGGGGGTCCCCTGCCCCCCCACATGTACCCCCAGGGATTGACGGTCTCCCAGCCCACGGTGTTGGGGCATATCACCCACACCTTCACCCACCACACCCTTCCCCACGTCCAGGCTAGCCATGCTACCGCTAACGTGCCCCAGGTCAATGGGGCGGCAGTGCCTGGCCAGTGTGGCTCGTCCCTGGGGAAGCCCACAACCATGCTggcccaccaccatcaccaccaccaccaccacccacagctGGTGGGACAAACCACCGTCCTCAACCCGGTCACCATGGTGACTGTACCACCATTCCCTGTTAGCACACTCAAACTGGCCTGA
- the LOC111950997 gene encoding septin-5-like isoform X3, with protein MRNLPPTPPPRGASVDQNTTPGCHTPVVDREPEGTGLEMGRPPHTPGGTPLLSRPSPGGPPPFTPPRTKRAPLEGEFEPLQLRKYQLTSMGSRSMDSSPLSRPRSPWGHFDPYDSAEDMDREYVGFATLPNQVHRKSVKKGFAFTLMVAGESGLGKSTLVNSLYLTDLYNNRKVLNAEERIAQTVFITKHSVGIEEKGVRLRLSIVDTPGFGDAVNNTESWKEIEDYIDQQFEQYFRDESGLNRKNIQDNRVHCCLYFISPFGHGLRPLDVECMRALHEKVNIVPVLAKADSLTPTEVRRKKMKIREEMEKFGINIYQFPDCDFDEDEEFKQQEQLLKDSIPFAVIGSNIQVESKGRKFRGRLYPWGVVEVEDPAHSDFLLLRNMLVKTHMQDLKDVTRETHYENYRAQCIQNMTRMVVQERKRSLRDKIGSESSVDFPMTPLPLAPVHRETERLIWEKDEELRRMQEVLERIQEQMQQGQKPDD; from the exons ATGAGAAacctgccccccacccccccaccccgggGTGCATCTGTGGACCAAAACACAACCCCGGGATGCCACACACCTGTCGTTGACCGAGAACCAGAGGGAACTGGGCTCGAGATGGGGCGACCCCCTCACACCCCAGGAGGGACACCCCTGCTTTCTCGGCCCTCCCCTGGTGGCCCCCCTCCCTTCACCCCCCCCAGGACCAAACGTGCCCCCCTGGAGGGAGAGTTTGAGCCGCTGCAGCTGAGGAAGTACCAGCTGACCTCTATGGGGTCGCGGTCCATGgactcctcccctctgtcccGACCACGCAGCCCCTGGGGACACTTTGACCCGTACGACTCTGCAGAG GACATGGACAGGGAGTATGTGGGCTTTGCCACTCTGCCCAACCAGGTACACAGGAAGTCAGTCAAAAAGGGTTTTGCCTTCACCCTCATGGTAGCAG GAGAGTCTGGTCTGGGTAAATCCACTCTGGTCAACAGTCTGTACCTTACAGACCTCTACAACAACAGGAAGGTGCTGAATGCAGAGG agcggATCGCACAAACCGTGTTCATCACCAAACACTCCGTGGGTATCGAGGAGAAGGGGGTCAGACTCAGACTCTCCATCGTAGATACACCAGGGTTTGGTGACGCTGTCAACAACACAGAGAG TTGGAAAGAGATAGAGGACTACATTGACCAGCAGTTTGAGCAGTACTTCAGAGACGAGAGCGGCCTGAACAGAAAGAACATCCAGGATAACAGAGTCCACTGCTGCCTCTACTTCATCTCTCCCTTCGGACATGG TCTGCGGCCGTTGGATGTGGAATGTATGAGGGCTCTGCATGAGAAGGTGAACATAGTCCCTGTTCTGGCCAAAGCTGACAGCCTCACGCCCACTGAGGTCCGCAGGAAGAAGATGAAG atccgagaggagatggagaagttTGGCATCAACATCTACCAGTTCCCAGACTGTGACTTTGATGAAGATGAGGAGTTTAAACAGCAGGAGCAGCTGCTCAAG gacagTATTCCTTTTGCTGTAATAGGCAGTAACATCCAGGTTGAGAGTAAAGGACGCAAGTTCAGAGGTCGGCTCTACCCCTGGGGTGTGGTGGAAG TGGAGGACCCGGCCCACAGTGATTTCCTGCTGCTGAGGAACATGTTGGTGAAGACTCACATGCAGGACCTGAAGGATGTCACCAGAGAGACACACTACGAGAACTACAGAGCACAGTGTATACAGAACATGACACGCATGGTGGTGCAGGAGAGGAAACGCAG cTTGCGTGATAAGATTGGGAGTGAGAGCAGCGTTGACTTCCCCATGACCCCACTCCCACTGGCCCCCGTACACCGCGAGACAGAGAGGCTCATCTGGGAGAAGGACGAggag TTGAGGAGGATGCAGGAGGTGTTGGAGAGGATCCAGGAGCAGATGCAGCAAGGACAGAAACCAGACGACTGA
- the LOC111950997 gene encoding septin-5-like isoform X1, translating to MIDIWLYNPLLPQLSSLSIEEPEDAELAYTMRNLPPTPPPRGASVDQNTTPGCHTPVVDREPEGTGLEMGRPPHTPGGTPLLSRPSPGGPPPFTPPRTKRAPLEGEFEPLQLRKYQLTSMGSRSMDSSPLSRPRSPWGHFDPYDSAEDMDREYVGFATLPNQVHRKSVKKGFAFTLMVAGESGLGKSTLVNSLYLTDLYNNRKVLNAEERIAQTVFITKHSVGIEEKGVRLRLSIVDTPGFGDAVNNTESWKEIEDYIDQQFEQYFRDESGLNRKNIQDNRVHCCLYFISPFGHGLRPLDVECMRALHEKVNIVPVLAKADSLTPTEVRRKKMKIREEMEKFGINIYQFPDCDFDEDEEFKQQEQLLKDSIPFAVIGSNIQVESKGRKFRGRLYPWGVVEVEDPAHSDFLLLRNMLVKTHMQDLKDVTRETHYENYRAQCIQNMTRMVVQERKRSLRDKIGSESSVDFPMTPLPLAPVHRETERLIWEKDEELRRMQEVLERIQEQMQQGQKPDD from the exons ATGATTGATATTTGGCTTTataaccccctcctcccccagttGTCCAGTCTGTCTATCGAGGAGCCAGAGGATGCAGAGCTGGCCTACACCATGAGAAacctgccccccacccccccaccccgggGTGCATCTGTGGACCAAAACACAACCCCGGGATGCCACACACCTGTCGTTGACCGAGAACCAGAGGGAACTGGGCTCGAGATGGGGCGACCCCCTCACACCCCAGGAGGGACACCCCTGCTTTCTCGGCCCTCCCCTGGTGGCCCCCCTCCCTTCACCCCCCCCAGGACCAAACGTGCCCCCCTGGAGGGAGAGTTTGAGCCGCTGCAGCTGAGGAAGTACCAGCTGACCTCTATGGGGTCGCGGTCCATGgactcctcccctctgtcccGACCACGCAGCCCCTGGGGACACTTTGACCCGTACGACTCTGCAGAG GACATGGACAGGGAGTATGTGGGCTTTGCCACTCTGCCCAACCAGGTACACAGGAAGTCAGTCAAAAAGGGTTTTGCCTTCACCCTCATGGTAGCAG GAGAGTCTGGTCTGGGTAAATCCACTCTGGTCAACAGTCTGTACCTTACAGACCTCTACAACAACAGGAAGGTGCTGAATGCAGAGG agcggATCGCACAAACCGTGTTCATCACCAAACACTCCGTGGGTATCGAGGAGAAGGGGGTCAGACTCAGACTCTCCATCGTAGATACACCAGGGTTTGGTGACGCTGTCAACAACACAGAGAG TTGGAAAGAGATAGAGGACTACATTGACCAGCAGTTTGAGCAGTACTTCAGAGACGAGAGCGGCCTGAACAGAAAGAACATCCAGGATAACAGAGTCCACTGCTGCCTCTACTTCATCTCTCCCTTCGGACATGG TCTGCGGCCGTTGGATGTGGAATGTATGAGGGCTCTGCATGAGAAGGTGAACATAGTCCCTGTTCTGGCCAAAGCTGACAGCCTCACGCCCACTGAGGTCCGCAGGAAGAAGATGAAG atccgagaggagatggagaagttTGGCATCAACATCTACCAGTTCCCAGACTGTGACTTTGATGAAGATGAGGAGTTTAAACAGCAGGAGCAGCTGCTCAAG gacagTATTCCTTTTGCTGTAATAGGCAGTAACATCCAGGTTGAGAGTAAAGGACGCAAGTTCAGAGGTCGGCTCTACCCCTGGGGTGTGGTGGAAG TGGAGGACCCGGCCCACAGTGATTTCCTGCTGCTGAGGAACATGTTGGTGAAGACTCACATGCAGGACCTGAAGGATGTCACCAGAGAGACACACTACGAGAACTACAGAGCACAGTGTATACAGAACATGACACGCATGGTGGTGCAGGAGAGGAAACGCAG cTTGCGTGATAAGATTGGGAGTGAGAGCAGCGTTGACTTCCCCATGACCCCACTCCCACTGGCCCCCGTACACCGCGAGACAGAGAGGCTCATCTGGGAGAAGGACGAggag TTGAGGAGGATGCAGGAGGTGTTGGAGAGGATCCAGGAGCAGATGCAGCAAGGACAGAAACCAGACGACTGA